Proteins encoded within one genomic window of Panicum virgatum strain AP13 chromosome 1N, P.virgatum_v5, whole genome shotgun sequence:
- the LOC120657636 gene encoding OVARIAN TUMOR DOMAIN-containing deubiquitinating enzyme 9-like isoform X3: MSMCEKDQNLPWGYDLFRDPFAPPPGYYGPPPGYCDGNCCHLHYGSADDHEHDTVYIESSSSSPGPSSDGYFEMEEEVGKRFYPMVPVPHVPKINGEIPSVDEATMDHERLTERLKLYELVEHKVQGDGNCQFRALSDQLYQTPDHHEFVREQIISQLKTNRDAYDGYVPMAYDDYLEKVARNGEWGDHVTLQAAADKYGVKIFVMTSFKDTCYIEIQPKVQKSNKVVLLSFWAEVHYNSIYPQNDAPRSQTTKRRRWWPFSQHHNH, translated from the exons ATGAGCATGTGTGAGAAAGATCAGAATTTGCCCTGGGGATACGACCTTTTTCGCGATCCCTTTGCTCCTCCTCCCGGGTACTATGGACCTCCTCCCGGTTACTGCGATGGTAACTGTTGTCACCTCCATTATG GTAGTGCTGATGATCATGAGCACGATACAGTATACATAGAATCGTCTAGTTCCTCTCCAGGCCCCAGCAGTGACGGTTATTTTGAGATGGAGGAGGAAGTAGGGAAGAGGTTTTATCCCATGGTCCCAGTCCCT CATGTCCCTAAAATTAATGGAGAAATTCCATCAGTCGATGAAGCCACTATGGACCATGAAAGGCTGACAGAAAG GTTGAAGTTGTATGAGCTGGTTGAACACAAGGTGCAAGGAGATGGCAACTGTCAG TTCCGAGCACTATCAGATCAACTGTACCAAACTCCAGATCACCATGAGTTTGTGAGAGAGCAGATAATTAGCCAG CTTAAAACTAACCGTGATGCCTATGATGGATACGTTCCCATGGCATATGATGATTACTTGGAGAAAGTTGCACG AAACGGTGAATGGGGCGACCACGTGACGTTACAGGCTGCTGCTGACAAG TATGGAGTAAAAATTTTTGTGATGACATCGTTCAAGGATACCTGCTACATCGAGATCCAGCCTAAGGTTCAGAAGTCCAACAAAG TGGTACTGTTGAGCTTCTGGGCGGAGGTGCACTATAACTCCATATATCCCCAGAATG ATGCCCCGAGGTCGCAGACAACGAAGAGGAGGAGATGGTGGCCGTTCTCACAGCACCACAACCATTGA
- the LOC120657636 gene encoding OVARIAN TUMOR DOMAIN-containing deubiquitinating enzyme 9-like isoform X2 gives MSMCEKDQNLPWGYDLFRDPFAPPPGYYGPPPGYCDAHPDETHLHSSQLTYDLYNPSVGIYHPGSADDHEHDTVYIESSSSSPGPSSDGYFEMEEEVGKRFYPMVPVPHVPKINGEIPSVDEATMDHERLTERLKLYELVEHKVQGDGNCQFRALSDQLYQTPDHHEFVREQIISQLKTNRDAYDGYVPMAYDDYLEKVARNGEWGDHVTLQAAADKYGVKIFVMTSFKDTCYIEIQPKVQKSNKVVLLSFWAEVHYNSIYPQNDAPRSQTTKRRRWWPFSQHHNH, from the exons ATGAGCATGTGTGAGAAAGATCAGAATTTGCCCTGGGGATACGACCTTTTTCGCGATCCCTTTGCTCCTCCTCCCGGGTACTATGGACCTCCTCCCGGTTACTGCGATG CACATCCAGATGAGACTCACTTGCATTCCTCTCAACTCACATATGATTTGTACAACCCATCAGTAGGCATCTACCATCCCG GTAGTGCTGATGATCATGAGCACGATACAGTATACATAGAATCGTCTAGTTCCTCTCCAGGCCCCAGCAGTGACGGTTATTTTGAGATGGAGGAGGAAGTAGGGAAGAGGTTTTATCCCATGGTCCCAGTCCCT CATGTCCCTAAAATTAATGGAGAAATTCCATCAGTCGATGAAGCCACTATGGACCATGAAAGGCTGACAGAAAG GTTGAAGTTGTATGAGCTGGTTGAACACAAGGTGCAAGGAGATGGCAACTGTCAG TTCCGAGCACTATCAGATCAACTGTACCAAACTCCAGATCACCATGAGTTTGTGAGAGAGCAGATAATTAGCCAG CTTAAAACTAACCGTGATGCCTATGATGGATACGTTCCCATGGCATATGATGATTACTTGGAGAAAGTTGCACG AAACGGTGAATGGGGCGACCACGTGACGTTACAGGCTGCTGCTGACAAG TATGGAGTAAAAATTTTTGTGATGACATCGTTCAAGGATACCTGCTACATCGAGATCCAGCCTAAGGTTCAGAAGTCCAACAAAG TGGTACTGTTGAGCTTCTGGGCGGAGGTGCACTATAACTCCATATATCCCCAGAATG ATGCCCCGAGGTCGCAGACAACGAAGAGGAGGAGATGGTGGCCGTTCTCACAGCACCACAACCATTGA
- the LOC120657636 gene encoding OVARIAN TUMOR DOMAIN-containing deubiquitinating enzyme 9-like isoform X1, with protein MSMCEKDQNLPWGYDLFRDPFAPPPGYYGPPPGYCDGNCCHLHYAHPDETHLHSSQLTYDLYNPSVGIYHPGSADDHEHDTVYIESSSSSPGPSSDGYFEMEEEVGKRFYPMVPVPHVPKINGEIPSVDEATMDHERLTERLKLYELVEHKVQGDGNCQFRALSDQLYQTPDHHEFVREQIISQLKTNRDAYDGYVPMAYDDYLEKVARNGEWGDHVTLQAAADKYGVKIFVMTSFKDTCYIEIQPKVQKSNKVVLLSFWAEVHYNSIYPQNDAPRSQTTKRRRWWPFSQHHNH; from the exons ATGAGCATGTGTGAGAAAGATCAGAATTTGCCCTGGGGATACGACCTTTTTCGCGATCCCTTTGCTCCTCCTCCCGGGTACTATGGACCTCCTCCCGGTTACTGCGATGGTAACTGTTGTCACCTCCATTATG CACATCCAGATGAGACTCACTTGCATTCCTCTCAACTCACATATGATTTGTACAACCCATCAGTAGGCATCTACCATCCCG GTAGTGCTGATGATCATGAGCACGATACAGTATACATAGAATCGTCTAGTTCCTCTCCAGGCCCCAGCAGTGACGGTTATTTTGAGATGGAGGAGGAAGTAGGGAAGAGGTTTTATCCCATGGTCCCAGTCCCT CATGTCCCTAAAATTAATGGAGAAATTCCATCAGTCGATGAAGCCACTATGGACCATGAAAGGCTGACAGAAAG GTTGAAGTTGTATGAGCTGGTTGAACACAAGGTGCAAGGAGATGGCAACTGTCAG TTCCGAGCACTATCAGATCAACTGTACCAAACTCCAGATCACCATGAGTTTGTGAGAGAGCAGATAATTAGCCAG CTTAAAACTAACCGTGATGCCTATGATGGATACGTTCCCATGGCATATGATGATTACTTGGAGAAAGTTGCACG AAACGGTGAATGGGGCGACCACGTGACGTTACAGGCTGCTGCTGACAAG TATGGAGTAAAAATTTTTGTGATGACATCGTTCAAGGATACCTGCTACATCGAGATCCAGCCTAAGGTTCAGAAGTCCAACAAAG TGGTACTGTTGAGCTTCTGGGCGGAGGTGCACTATAACTCCATATATCCCCAGAATG ATGCCCCGAGGTCGCAGACAACGAAGAGGAGGAGATGGTGGCCGTTCTCACAGCACCACAACCATTGA